The genome window GGATAGTTCCCTGGTGAGTGGCTATTCCTGTAATGTCGTTATCTTGTGTAATGAAAGATTCAACACTGTGCTGCAAACAAAGCTTAAATTGCGGTTGCATGAGTAAATATTGCAATAGATTTTTGCAGAATAAATAGCAATCTGCACTCTCATCATCAGGAGCATATATTGCCCCGACTAGTTGAGACTGTATATTTTTTAAAGAAGGCTCTAGTTCAATAATTTCAGTGGGTGTTAATACTTTTTGAAATTGTTTATCAACCGTTTCACTGGCTTTATGAAAACTTTTATTATCACGATGGATAATTAATTTCCCTGATTTTTCCCAAGCAAAATCGGCAATATCACCATTGTTACGCCATTTATTCATTATTTCTTGGCTCAGGAGTGATAAACGTAAAAGATGGGTACCATTAATTTTATTGGTATTACGGTTACAAGCTAATGTAAATTGCGCTAGCCAAGACCACTGTTGTAATGAAGGCGTTATTTTTAAATTTAAGGGGGAGTCATTTTTCCCCATCCAACGTAGGCCTTGTAAAGGAACGCCTGCATCAGCAAGGGGAGAAACATAGCGATAGCTGAGTTGCCCACCGTTAGCAAAACTGGTGTGCATACCGACATCTGTATCTGATTCAACTAATGTTACGGTTTGGCCTGCTTTAATTAATGCATAGGCGGTGCTTAAACCAATCACACCAGCTCCAATAACCACTACATGTTTAGTCATAATAATCCGTAACCTATAATTACCAAGATATTATTATTTAACGGTGAATAAGCTAACTAAACAATTGAGTTTTCATTACTAGAGTATAACTTTTGGTTAACTACTTTGTTTCTTTTCTCAAGTGTGGATGCCAAGGTATTAACATAATTCTGTGCAGCTTTGGTTAATGGTTTATCTGCGCGATGAAAAACGGATACGGCAAGGTGTAAACCTTCTTGTAATGGGTAAATCATCGATTCAGGTAATGTGTGTTCGGCTGAAAAAATATCGGTAATACTGCAACCTAAACCTGCCTGGACAAATTCTGCAGCCATATGATAGGTATGCACACTAATATTCGATTCTGCAAACTCATGACGTTTTTGTAATAGCTGAGATAAAGAATCAGAACCAGGGTGGATCCAACGCTCTTGGTCAATATCAGTGAGCGAGACAGGTGAGTGTAATGGTAATTTGCTATCCACATAAACTAATGGGATATCTGCAATAGGTAAAACGGTAATACCACCTTCAATTTCAAGATTAAAGCCAATACCAATATCGAGATCTTGTTGGGTTAATAACTGCAGAATATCGGTTGTATGATGTGTACCGATCGTAAGTTTGATATTGGGGTGCTTTTTAATAAATTGAGCTGTCACTTCAGGTACTAAGTTTAGCCCTAAGCTAGGTAAGCAACCAATGGCTAATTTGCCTTGCGGATCACGTGATAAGTTTTGCGCTAAAATTCTGAGTTTATCTAAATTATGATAAACTTCCTTCGCTTCTTCAAATAGTAGGTTTGCCTCAGCTGTAGGAATTAACTTCCCCCTTATCCGTTGGAATAATACTAAGCCAAGTTGTTGTTCTGCATGTTTTAAGGCCTTGCTGGCAGCAGGTTGTGAGATATGTAAAACCTCAGCTGCACGAGTTAGAGAACCGCAGGTCATGACCGCATAAAAAATATCGAGATGCCTTAACTTCATTTTCAGAAACCTATTATTTGCCTTTATTCATAGAAACCGACTATTGGTATTAATTCGCATATTCTACCGAAATAATACAAATTAATCTGAACAACTATTCATTTTGTGCTGAAAATGGTGAAAGGAAATTAGGTGGTTTAAATTAAATAGAGATAAAAAGTGAAGGCCAGACTATATACTTGGGTTATAGCCCAGCCTTTATGGTTGTGTACTAGGTAAAATACGTGCCGATTTCGATAAAGATTTTAATTAAGATACTATTTGAAATATCGACAATAAATGCACCCACCATAGGCACCACTAAAAAGGCTTTATGGGAAGGGCTGAATGCTTTAGTGACGGTCTGCATGTTAGCGATAGCGGTTGGTGTTGCACCCATTCCAAATCCACAGTGCCCGGCACTAATAACAACGGCGTCATAATCTTTGCCCATCATTTTAAAGGTAACAAATGTTGCAAATAAAACCATAACCACCGTTTGTACTGCAATAATAATCAGAACAGGGCCTGCCATACTAGCGAGTTGACCGAATTTTAAGGACATTAGCGCCATTGCTAAGAATAATGACAAGGCTACGCTACCTAATACATCAACGGTTGGTTCAAAAACTTCATGTTTAAATATATGTGTTAAGACATTGCGAATAATAATACCGACAAATAAGCACCAAACAAAGGTTGGCAATTGCATGACGGTATCTTTAAAATATTCGCTAATATAGCCACCAACAACAATACAGATAATTAGCATTGAGATGGTTTCAATAACATTATTGGCATTAATTTTACGTTTAACACTCGGTTGTTCGAAAGCTTCAACGATGGTTTCTTTTTCGAGTTCAGTACTTTTAGGGATCGCAACTTTTTTCAATAAATGGCGAGCAACAGGGCCACCAATTAACCCACCGAGGACTAAGCCTAAGGTTGCACACGCCATAGCTAATTCAACAGCACCTGTCACACCATATTTATCAGCTAATATTGGTCCCCAAGCCCCTGCATTACCGTGGCCACCCGTAAGTGTGATTGAACCCGCAATTAAACCAATAAATGGACTTTCATTAAGCATGACAGCCATTCCCATACCAACGGTATTTTGAATAGCAATTAATATAGTCACTGCTATCGTTAATAAGACAAGTGGCTTACCACCTTTTATTAAACGCGAAAAATCTGAGCTTAATCCAATTGATGAAAAGAACGTAATCATCAAAATGCTTTGTAGTGAAGCATCAAAAGTAAATGAATACCCTGCAGTTTTATCAACAATTAATAGAATGATAGCAACAATAAAGCCGCCAACAACGGCTTCAGGGATATGGTTTTTTTGTAGAAAAGGTGTGTATTTGACAACAAACATACCAATCAACAGCGCCAAACAAGCGACTAATAAAGTGTAGCTGGCATCTAGGATCATTATTTTACCTCAAGTTAGTTTACCAGAACTTTCACTGTTGTTATTTAACATTAGCGATAAATTAAGTTACTTTGTGCAACTTTTATTTAACAATGAGTTTTGTTTGGGTATCTATAACTTTTAGTTAACCCTAGCCTGAGTATTAAATGGGTGACAACGAGGTCTTATATGCAAATTTTCTTGGCTAAAAATAGCGAGAGACAGCATGAACAGCAGGTTTTTGTTGAAAGGGATCATTTTGAAGATGGCATGTAAGGATAAAATTGTTTTTTTTGGGAACTCATGTAACTGAAGGCTTATGCTACCAAGTAATTATAAGAAGTGTGATGTACAACATAAAAGAAAATGGACAGATTAGAGTGAAAAATGAGGTAAATAATCCATTATTGGATAATGAGTGAAAATATTGTCTAGCCTATAGATAGGACAATCTTCAGAGATCAGGGGACGGCGTTGCCGTTAGCGTTAAATATACGACCTTTTATCAATAGCAAATCGTTGATGGTTACTTTTGAATATAATAAGTACAAATATAATCATTAAACGCTATTTGATAATTTTGTTTTAGGTTTATATTTGGTTTTTTTTACCATCTTATTGAGATTGTCTAATTTGGATGTTATTTAATAGCTTGTTTTCATAAGTATATTGTCATTACCTTTCTTTTTGAGAAATATAAAAGAAAAATTCACCTGAATATATCGTTAATTAATTTTTTGCTATAGTACCTAATTACAATGGGTTAGATTATATTTTGATTATTTAATAATAAGATGGCATGTAAGTTTAACAGGGTGTTTCAAATCTAAATTTTTTATTTATTAGATAATTTGAAGATTATTTATGGAGTGTTTTAAATGCAAAAAACGATCCGTCAAGTCACCTATGATTTATTACGTAAATTGGGTATTACAACCATTTTTGGCAATCCAGGTTCGACAGAAGAAACATTTTTAAAAGATTTTCCGAGTGATTTTCGTTATATCCAAACATTACAGGAAGCCTCTGCT of Providencia rettgeri contains these proteins:
- the cynR_1 gene encoding Cyn operon transcriptional activator, with product MKLRHLDIFYAVMTCGSLTRAAEVLHISQPAASKALKHAEQQLGLVLFQRIRGKLIPTAEANLLFEEAKEVYHNLDKLRILAQNLSRDPQGKLAIGCLPSLGLNLVPEVTAQFIKKHPNIKLTIGTHHTTDILQLLTQQDLDIGIGFNLEIEGGITVLPIADIPLVYVDSKLPLHSPVSLTDIDQERWIHPGSDSLSQLLQKRHEFAESNISVHTYHMAAEFVQAGLGCSITDIFSAEHTLPESMIYPLQEGLHLAVSVFHRADKPLTKAAQNYVNTLASTLEKRNKVVNQKLYSSNENSIV
- the thiO_1 gene encoding Glycine oxidase; this encodes MTKHVVVIGAGVIGLSTAYALIKAGQTVTLVESDTDVGMHTSFANGGQLSYRYVSPLADAGVPLQGLRWMGKNDSPLNLKITPSLQQWSWLAQFTLACNRNTNKINGTHLLRLSLLSQEIMNKWRNNGDIADFAWEKSGKLIIHRDNKSFHKASETVDKQFQKVLTPTEIIELEPSLKNIQSQLVGAIYAPDDESADCYLFCKNLLQYLLMQPQFKLCLQHSVESFITQDNDITGIATHQGTIQADDFIVCAGNGSRELLKPLNINVPILGLKGYSLSVEYPQAEHIVPKINVTDYGNKIVYAKLNEQLRIAAMVDIGYDKHGLRENRIQALKKIIKHTFPELPKIDDAESWCGLRPSTPKGPPILGKTTYKNLWLNVGHGSLGFTLAAASAEILTQLITEQKTPISLTGLTR
- the gltS_4 gene encoding Glutamate permease, whose protein sequence is MILDASYTLLVACLALLIGMFVVKYTPFLQKNHIPEAVVGGFIVAIILLIVDKTAGYSFTFDASLQSILMITFFSSIGLSSDFSRLIKGGKPLVLLTIAVTILIAIQNTVGMGMAVMLNESPFIGLIAGSITLTGGHGNAGAWGPILADKYGVTGAVELAMACATLGLVLGGLIGGPVARHLLKKVAIPKSTELEKETIVEAFEQPSVKRKINANNVIETISMLIICIVVGGYISEYFKDTVMQLPTFVWCLFVGIIIRNVLTHIFKHEVFEPTVDVLGSVALSLFLAMALMSLKFGQLASMAGPVLIIIAVQTVVMVLFATFVTFKMMGKDYDAVVISAGHCGFGMGATPTAIANMQTVTKAFSPSHKAFLVVPMVGAFIVDISNSILIKIFIEIGTYFT